The Streptomyces rubrogriseus genomic sequence GGCCCGGACCGGGTCACCCGGTCAGCGCACGCTGCCGGGCCAGCTCCACGGCCCGCGTGAGCGCGTCGATGTCATAGGCGCCGTGATGGCGGCGCCCGTTGATGAAGAACGTGGGCGTGCCGGACACCCTGCTCAGATCCGCGGAGTCGACGTCCTCCGCCACCCGCCGGGCACCGAGATGGTCCTTGAGGTCCTGCCGGAATCGCTCGACGTTCAGACCGAGCTCACCGGCGTAGCGCAGCAGGTCCGGTGCGGCGAGGGCGTTCTGCCGGGCCAGCAGCAGGTCGTGCATCTCCCAGAAGCGGCCCTGCCGGGCAGCGGCCTCGGACGCCTCCGCGGCCAGCTGGGCCCTGGGATGAACGTCCCTCAGCGGCAAGTGCCGCCACACGTAGCGGACGTCGCTCTCCTGGCCGAGGAGGTTCCGCACCACGGGTTCGGCCTGCCCACAGTACGGACACTCGAAGTCCCCGTACTCCACCACCGTCACCACCGCGCTCTCGGGCCCACGGATGCGGTCGTGTCGCCGGTCGACGGGCACGGCCAGGTCCGTCAGCGGGTCCACGTCGCCCAGCAGCGCCCGCGCCCTGCGTCTCTCCGGCAGCAGACCGATCACCGCGGTCACCGCCCAACTGGTCAGGAACGCGGCGACCAACGTGACCAGGATGCCGATCCGCGCCTCTTCGAGTTCCTCGCCGTCGAACGCCAGGGACGCGATGAGCAGCGACACGGTGAACGCCGCCCCGGCGATCGCGCCGCCGACGGTCACCGATCCCCAGCCCACGTTCGGCCGCAGCCGCCCACCCGAGAGCAGGCGGGCGGCCGCCATCGACCCGACCGTGCCGATCACCTTGCCCACCACGCAGCCGAAGACGATGCCCAGGGTGACGGGCGAGGTGAAGGCGTCGGCGAGGGCGGAGCCGGAGAGTTCGATACCGGCGTTGGCCAGGGCGAACAGCGGGACGATGCCGAAACTCACCCACGGCAGGAACCGCTGCTCCAGCCGCTCGTTCGGCGAGATCGCCGCATCCAGCCCCTGGACGGCGCTGCGGTGCAGCTCGGGCGTCGGCTGTTCGCGAAAGAGCCGGAACTGCCGGCTCGCCTGCTCCAGATCCCCGCGGGGCGCGGGGTAGGCCGCCACCAGGGCACCCACGGCCAGACCCGCGACGACCGGGTCGACCCCCGCCTCGTGCAGCGCCACCCACACCACCACCGACAGCACCGCGCAGTACGGGGTTCCGCGCACGCCGGCCAGGCGCAGCAGGGCGATCGCCAGCAGCGCGCAGACGGCGACCACCAGGGCCGGCAGACGGATCTCGTCGCTGTAGAAGACGGCGATCACCAGCAGTGCGACCAGATCGTCGACGACGGAGACCGACAGCAGGAACGCGCGCAACGACGCGGGCAGCCGAGACCCGAACACCGCCAGGATGCCCAGCGCGAACGCGGTGTCGGTGGACATGGCGGTGCCCCAGCCGTGCACCGAGTCCCGCCCCGCGTTGAGGAGGACGAAGATCAGGGCCGGGACGATCATGCTGCTCAGACCGGCGATCGCGCTGAGCAGCAGCCAGCGGCGGTCGCGCAGCTCTCCCATGTCGAAGTCCCGCCGCGCCTCCAGGCCCACCACGAAGAAGAAGAGGCTCATCAGCCCCGAGTTGATCCACTCGTGCACGGTGAGCGAAAGGTGGCGCGTGTCGAACCCCACGGTGAACCTGGCCTGCCACACCGCCTCGTAGGAGTGCGGACCCACGTTGGCCCAGACCAGGGCGGCAGCGACCGCGGCCAGCAGGAACACCGCGCTGCTCGTCTCGGTCCGCACGAAGGTCCGCCATCGCGCCGTGCTCCGAGCAGAGAGGCTCGGCGTCGCCTCCTCGGGCTCCT encodes the following:
- the nhaA gene encoding Na+/H+ antiporter NhaA, with product MSGQEPEEATPSLSARSTARWRTFVRTETSSAVFLLAAVAAALVWANVGPHSYEAVWQARFTVGFDTRHLSLTVHEWINSGLMSLFFFVVGLEARRDFDMGELRDRRWLLLSAIAGLSSMIVPALIFVLLNAGRDSVHGWGTAMSTDTAFALGILAVFGSRLPASLRAFLLSVSVVDDLVALLVIAVFYSDEIRLPALVVAVCALLAIALLRLAGVRGTPYCAVLSVVVWVALHEAGVDPVVAGLAVGALVAAYPAPRGDLEQASRQFRLFREQPTPELHRSAVQGLDAAISPNERLEQRFLPWVSFGIVPLFALANAGIELSGSALADAFTSPVTLGIVFGCVVGKVIGTVGSMAAARLLSGGRLRPNVGWGSVTVGGAIAGAAFTVSLLIASLAFDGEELEEARIGILVTLVAAFLTSWAVTAVIGLLPERRRARALLGDVDPLTDLAVPVDRRHDRIRGPESAVVTVVEYGDFECPYCGQAEPVVRNLLGQESDVRYVWRHLPLRDVHPRAQLAAEASEAAARQGRFWEMHDLLLARQNALAAPDLLRYAGELGLNVERFRQDLKDHLGARRVAEDVDSADLSRVSGTPTFFINGRRHHGAYDIDALTRAVELARQRALTG